A window from Salarias fasciatus chromosome 11, fSalaFa1.1, whole genome shotgun sequence encodes these proteins:
- the LOC115397101 gene encoding membrane-spanning 4-domains subfamily A member 6B-like, which yields MSVSISKADGVTMLTMTSDPDSVCPPLCQVLKGLCYSPVCCTVSRHMKRIQTGSLSALGTLQILIGLFNIALGVILSTWGGGSDWRMDFTGYPYWMGGFFVLFGVVCILTEKFPSPCLVFLHLALHLCGVGFAIAAIVLYSINTANVRLWWMCNEDRYWYRRHTTPSPNPELTAMLKDRCLEAQALSLALLRSISSLLIVLSVVELCVVLSAFVFGVKSMRSREEKPKQAAADLDQYQPLLQDAA from the exons ATGTCGGTGAGCATATCCAAGGCGGACGGGGTCACCATGCTgaccatgacctctgaccccgacaGCGTGTGCCCCCCTCTGTGCCAGGTCCTGAAGGGTCTGTGCTACAGCCCGGTGTGCTGCACCGTGTCCCGCCACATGAAGAGGATCCAGACCGGCTCTCTGTCGGCGCTCGGG ACGCTGCAGATCCTCATCGGCCTCTTCAACATCGCTCTGGGAGTCATCCTCAGCACCTGGGGCGGCGGCTCTGATTGGAGGATGGATTTCACCGGCTATCCTTACTGGATGGGAGGATTT TTCGTTCTGTTTGGCGTCGTCTGCATTCTGACGGAGAAGTTCCCCAGTCCCTGTCTG GTCTTCCTCCACTTGGCGCTGCATCTCTGCGGAGTTGGTTTCGCCATCGCGGCCATCGTGCTCTACAGCATCAACACCGCCAACGTCCGCTTGTGGTGGATGTGCAACGAGGACCGCTACTGGTACCGCCGCCACACGACCCCGAGCCCGAACCCCGAACTGACCGCCATGCTGAAGGACAGATGCCTGGAGGCCCAGGCCCTGAGCCTG GCGCTGCTCCGGAGCATCAGCTCCCTGCTGATCGTCCTCTCGGTGGTGGAGCTCTGCGTCGTCCTCAGCGCCTTCGTGTTCGGCGTCAAGTCCATGAGGAGCCGAGAGGAGAAGCCCAAGCAg GCCGCTGCAGACCTGGACCAGTACcagccgctgctgcaggacgccgCCTGA